A window from Acipenser ruthenus chromosome 36, fAciRut3.2 maternal haplotype, whole genome shotgun sequence encodes these proteins:
- the LOC131706664 gene encoding ultra-long-chain fatty acid omega-hydroxylase-like isoform X1 has translation MLVLLERVWGSLSLNQRSPRGLLLSGALLLLLYVVLKLTLRTVRFLWRYSVNARRLRCFTEPPRRNWLLGHLGLMKNTEEGLQAVDELVRTHVHSCSWWLGPFYPLLRFFHPDYIKPLLMASASIVVKDELFYGFLRPWLGNGLLLSNGERWARHRRLLTPAFHFDILKLYMEIFNKSTDIMHAKWRHLLAEGTSCLDMFDQVSLMTLDSLLKCTFSYDSNCQQKPSEYIAAIFELSTLVKQRQLHLPHHLDFLYRRSEEGRRFARACAVVHQFTSAVVRQRKAALQSQQGLGEELLAKKGKVTDFIDVLLLSKDEDGNGLSDEEIKAECDTFMFEGHDTTASGISWVLHNLSQHPEYQELCREEINMLLAGRDSEEIEWNDLSQLPFTTMCIKESLRLHPPVNAVTRRFTKDIKVPEDRLIPSGNICLVSIYGTHHNPVVWPEPEVYNPYRFDPENAKGRSSYAFIPFSAGPRNCIGQNFAMAEMKVVVALTLRRFRVSPHTKEVRRKPELVLRAEGGLWLQLEPITNR, from the exons ATGCTGGTCCTTCTGGAGCGAGTGTGGGGGTCTCTCTCCCTCAATCAGAGATCCCCGCGGGGGCTCCTGCTCTCTGGCGCCCTCTTGCTGCTCCTGTATGTCGTGTTGAAGCTCACGCTGCGGACTGTCCGCTTCCTGTGGCGCTACAGCGTCAACGCACGGCGGCTCCGGTGTTTCACCGAGCCGCCGCGAAGAAACTGGCTCTTAGGACACCTCGGCCTG ATGAAGAACACGGAGGAGGGTCTGCAAGCGGTGGACGAGCTCGTCAGGACCCACGTGCACTCCTGCTCCTGGTGGCTTGGTCCCTTCTACCCCCTGCTGCGCTTCTTTCACCCCGACTACATCAAACCCCTGCTGATGGCCTCCG CTTCAATCGTGGTCAAGGATGAACTCTTCTATGGATTTCTGCGCCCATGGCTGG GGAACGGCCTCCTGCTCAGTAATGGCGAGCGCTGGGCGCGGCACAGACGCCTGCTGACTCCCGCCTTCCACTTCGACATCCTGAAACTCTACATGGAAATCTTCAACAAGTCCACGGACATCATGCAC GCAAAGTGGCGCCACCTGCTGGCTGAGGGGACCAGCTGCCTGGATATGTTTGATCAGGTCAGTCTGATGACTCTGGACAGCCTCCTCAAATGCACCTTCAGCTACGACAGCAACTGCCAGCA GAAACCCAGCGAGTACATCGCTGCCATCTTTGAGCTGAGCACCCTGGTGAAGCAGCGGCAGCTCCACCTGCCCCATCACCTGGACTTTCTGTACCGGCGCTCGGAGGAGGGCAGGCGGTTCGCCCGCGCCTGCGCCGTCGTTCACCAGTTCACCTCCGCGGTGGTGCGGCAGCGCAAAGCAGCCCTGCAGAGCCAGCAGGGACTGGGAGAGGAGCTGCTGGCAAAGAAGGGCAAGGTGACGGACTTCATCGACGTGCTGCTGCTCTCTAAG GACGAGGACGGGAATGGACTCTCCGACGAAGAAATCAAAGCGGAATGCGACACCTTTATGTTTGAAG GTCACGACACCACAGCCAGTGGAATCTCCTGGGTCCTTCACAACCTCTCCCAGCACCCAGAGTACCAGGAGCTGTGCAGAGAGGAGATCAACATGCTGCTGGCAGGGCGAGACAGCGAGGAGATCGAATG GAATGATCTGTCTCAGCTGCCCTTCACCACTATGTGTATAAAGGAGAGTCTCCGACTGCACCCTCCCGTCAACGCGGTGACGCGCCGCTTCACCAAGGACATCAAGGTACCAGAGGACCGTCTCATCCCTTCAG GAAATATCTGCCTGGTCAGTATCTATGGAACCCACCACAACCCAGTAGTGTGGCCTGAGCCTGAG GTTTACAATCCATACCGTTTCGACCCGGAGAATGCTAAAGGCAGGTCGTCATACGCCTTCATCCCCTTCTCTGCAGGGCCCAG GAACTGCATCGGGCAGAACTTTGCCATGGCTGAGATGAAGGTGGTGGTGGCTCTAACCCTGCGTCGATTCAGGGTCTCTCCCCACACCAAGGAGGTCCGTCGCAAGCCAGAGCTCGTCCTCCGAGCCGAGGGAGGCCTCTGGCTTCAACTGGAACCAATAACCAACCGGTGA
- the LOC131706664 gene encoding ultra-long-chain fatty acid omega-hydroxylase-like isoform X3, whose product MLVLLERVWGSLSLNQRSPRGLLLSGALLLLLYVVLKLTLRTVRFLWRYSVNARRLRCFTEPPRRNWLLGHLGLMKNTEEGLQAVDELVRTHVHSCSWWLGPFYPLLRFFHPDYIKPLLMASASIVVKDELFYGFLRPWLGNGLLLSNGERWARHRRLLTPAFHFDILKLYMEIFNKSTDIMHAKWRHLLAEGTSCLDMFDQVSLMTLDSLLKCTFSYDSNCQQKPSEYIAAIFELSTLVKQRQLHLPHHLDFLYRRSEEGRRFARACAVVHQFTSAVVRQRKAALQSQQGLGEELLAKKGKVTDFIDVLLLSKDEDGNGLSDEEIKAECDTFMFEGHDTTASGISWVLHNLSQHPEYQELCREEINMLLAGRDSEEIEWNDLSQLPFTTMCIKESLRLHPPVNAVTRRFTKDIKVPEDRLIPSGNICLVSIYGTHHNPVVWPEPEELHRAELCHG is encoded by the exons ATGCTGGTCCTTCTGGAGCGAGTGTGGGGGTCTCTCTCCCTCAATCAGAGATCCCCGCGGGGGCTCCTGCTCTCTGGCGCCCTCTTGCTGCTCCTGTATGTCGTGTTGAAGCTCACGCTGCGGACTGTCCGCTTCCTGTGGCGCTACAGCGTCAACGCACGGCGGCTCCGGTGTTTCACCGAGCCGCCGCGAAGAAACTGGCTCTTAGGACACCTCGGCCTG ATGAAGAACACGGAGGAGGGTCTGCAAGCGGTGGACGAGCTCGTCAGGACCCACGTGCACTCCTGCTCCTGGTGGCTTGGTCCCTTCTACCCCCTGCTGCGCTTCTTTCACCCCGACTACATCAAACCCCTGCTGATGGCCTCCG CTTCAATCGTGGTCAAGGATGAACTCTTCTATGGATTTCTGCGCCCATGGCTGG GGAACGGCCTCCTGCTCAGTAATGGCGAGCGCTGGGCGCGGCACAGACGCCTGCTGACTCCCGCCTTCCACTTCGACATCCTGAAACTCTACATGGAAATCTTCAACAAGTCCACGGACATCATGCAC GCAAAGTGGCGCCACCTGCTGGCTGAGGGGACCAGCTGCCTGGATATGTTTGATCAGGTCAGTCTGATGACTCTGGACAGCCTCCTCAAATGCACCTTCAGCTACGACAGCAACTGCCAGCA GAAACCCAGCGAGTACATCGCTGCCATCTTTGAGCTGAGCACCCTGGTGAAGCAGCGGCAGCTCCACCTGCCCCATCACCTGGACTTTCTGTACCGGCGCTCGGAGGAGGGCAGGCGGTTCGCCCGCGCCTGCGCCGTCGTTCACCAGTTCACCTCCGCGGTGGTGCGGCAGCGCAAAGCAGCCCTGCAGAGCCAGCAGGGACTGGGAGAGGAGCTGCTGGCAAAGAAGGGCAAGGTGACGGACTTCATCGACGTGCTGCTGCTCTCTAAG GACGAGGACGGGAATGGACTCTCCGACGAAGAAATCAAAGCGGAATGCGACACCTTTATGTTTGAAG GTCACGACACCACAGCCAGTGGAATCTCCTGGGTCCTTCACAACCTCTCCCAGCACCCAGAGTACCAGGAGCTGTGCAGAGAGGAGATCAACATGCTGCTGGCAGGGCGAGACAGCGAGGAGATCGAATG GAATGATCTGTCTCAGCTGCCCTTCACCACTATGTGTATAAAGGAGAGTCTCCGACTGCACCCTCCCGTCAACGCGGTGACGCGCCGCTTCACCAAGGACATCAAGGTACCAGAGGACCGTCTCATCCCTTCAG GAAATATCTGCCTGGTCAGTATCTATGGAACCCACCACAACCCAGTAGTGTGGCCTGAGCCTGAG GAACTGCATCGGGCAGAACTTTGCCATGGCTGA
- the LOC131706664 gene encoding ultra-long-chain fatty acid omega-hydroxylase-like isoform X2 has translation MLVLLERVWGSLSLNQRSPRGLLLSGALLLLLYVVLKLTLRTVRFLWRYSVNARRLRCFTEPPRRNWLLGHLGLMKNTEEGLQAVDELVRTHVHSCSWWLGPFYPLLRFFHPDYIKPLLMASASIVVKDELFYGFLRPWLGNGLLLSNGERWARHRRLLTPAFHFDILKLYMEIFNKSTDIMHAKWRHLLAEGTSCLDMFDQVSLMTLDSLLKCTFSYDSNCQQKPSEYIAAIFELSTLVKQRQLHLPHHLDFLYRRSEEGRRFARACAVVHQFTSAVVRQRKAALQSQQGLGEELLAKKGKVTDFIDVLLLSKDEDGNGLSDEEIKAECDTFMFEGHDTTASGISWVLHNLSQHPEYQELCREEINMLLAGRDSEEIEWNDLSQLPFTTMCIKESLRLHPPVNAVTRRFTKDIKVPEDRLIPSGNICLVSIYGTHHNPVVWPEPEVPQPVLITRTFQALGLVSHCSSMSFL, from the exons ATGCTGGTCCTTCTGGAGCGAGTGTGGGGGTCTCTCTCCCTCAATCAGAGATCCCCGCGGGGGCTCCTGCTCTCTGGCGCCCTCTTGCTGCTCCTGTATGTCGTGTTGAAGCTCACGCTGCGGACTGTCCGCTTCCTGTGGCGCTACAGCGTCAACGCACGGCGGCTCCGGTGTTTCACCGAGCCGCCGCGAAGAAACTGGCTCTTAGGACACCTCGGCCTG ATGAAGAACACGGAGGAGGGTCTGCAAGCGGTGGACGAGCTCGTCAGGACCCACGTGCACTCCTGCTCCTGGTGGCTTGGTCCCTTCTACCCCCTGCTGCGCTTCTTTCACCCCGACTACATCAAACCCCTGCTGATGGCCTCCG CTTCAATCGTGGTCAAGGATGAACTCTTCTATGGATTTCTGCGCCCATGGCTGG GGAACGGCCTCCTGCTCAGTAATGGCGAGCGCTGGGCGCGGCACAGACGCCTGCTGACTCCCGCCTTCCACTTCGACATCCTGAAACTCTACATGGAAATCTTCAACAAGTCCACGGACATCATGCAC GCAAAGTGGCGCCACCTGCTGGCTGAGGGGACCAGCTGCCTGGATATGTTTGATCAGGTCAGTCTGATGACTCTGGACAGCCTCCTCAAATGCACCTTCAGCTACGACAGCAACTGCCAGCA GAAACCCAGCGAGTACATCGCTGCCATCTTTGAGCTGAGCACCCTGGTGAAGCAGCGGCAGCTCCACCTGCCCCATCACCTGGACTTTCTGTACCGGCGCTCGGAGGAGGGCAGGCGGTTCGCCCGCGCCTGCGCCGTCGTTCACCAGTTCACCTCCGCGGTGGTGCGGCAGCGCAAAGCAGCCCTGCAGAGCCAGCAGGGACTGGGAGAGGAGCTGCTGGCAAAGAAGGGCAAGGTGACGGACTTCATCGACGTGCTGCTGCTCTCTAAG GACGAGGACGGGAATGGACTCTCCGACGAAGAAATCAAAGCGGAATGCGACACCTTTATGTTTGAAG GTCACGACACCACAGCCAGTGGAATCTCCTGGGTCCTTCACAACCTCTCCCAGCACCCAGAGTACCAGGAGCTGTGCAGAGAGGAGATCAACATGCTGCTGGCAGGGCGAGACAGCGAGGAGATCGAATG GAATGATCTGTCTCAGCTGCCCTTCACCACTATGTGTATAAAGGAGAGTCTCCGACTGCACCCTCCCGTCAACGCGGTGACGCGCCGCTTCACCAAGGACATCAAGGTACCAGAGGACCGTCTCATCCCTTCAG GAAATATCTGCCTGGTCAGTATCTATGGAACCCACCACAACCCAGTAGTGTGGCCTGAGCCTGAG GTTCCTCAACCTGTCCTCATAACTCGTACCTTtcaagccctgggattagtctccCATTGCTCttcaatgtcctttttgtag